One segment of Primulina tabacum isolate GXHZ01 chromosome 14, ASM2559414v2, whole genome shotgun sequence DNA contains the following:
- the LOC142524760 gene encoding uncharacterized protein LOC142524760: MEPFYYLVFGALAAVVATLELSKTNKDRINTSSIFESFKNNYLLVYSLMMAGDWLQGPYVYYLYTTYGFGKGEIGQLFIAGFGSSMLFGTIVGSLADKQGRKRACITYCITYTLSCMTKHSPHYKVLMIGRVLGGIATSLLFSAFESWLVAEHFKRGFDPQWLSLTFSKAIFLGNGLVAILSGLFGNLLVDTLNLGPVSPFDAAAIFLAIGMAVILASWTENYGDTSESKDLLTQFKGAAVAIASDEKIALLGAIQSLFEGSMYTFVFLWTPALSPNDEDIPHGFIFATFMLASMLGSTIAARLLARNTVKVESYMQIVFVISSASLLLPILTNFFITPSNAKGVGISFSGCLQLLGFCTFEACVGIFWPSIMKMRSQYIPEEARSTIMNFFRIPLNIFVCIVLYNVNAFPITVMFGMCSIFLFVASILQKRLSAIGDKPKTEEWTTLKERNNEAEPLDSA, translated from the exons ATGGAGCCGTTTTACTATCTGGTGTTTGGGGCTCTGGCTGCGGTGGTGGCTACTTTGGAGCTGAGTAAAACCAACAAAGATCGGATTAATACTTCTTCGATATTTGAATCGTTCAAGAATAATTACTTGCTTGTTTATTCGCTCATGATGG CTGGTGACTGGCTGCAGGGTCCATATGTTTACTACCTTTACACTACTTACGGTTTTGGAAAAGGTGAAATTGGACAGCTCTTCATTGCTGGATTTGGGTCTTCCATGTTGTTTGGTACAATTGTTGGTTCTCTAGCAGATAAACA GGGGCGCAAGAGAGCGTGTATTACTTACTGCATCACGTATACCCTGAGCTGCATGACCAAGCATTCTCCTCATTACAAAGTTCTGATGATTGGACGTGTTTTGGGTGGTATTGCCACATCGCTCTTGTTTTCTGCATTTGAGTCATGGCTTGTGGCAGAGCACTTCAAG AGGGGTTTTGATCCGCAATGGCTCTCATTAACTTTCTCGAAGGCAATATTTCTCGGCAATGGTCTTGTTGCCATTTTATCTGGGTTGTTTGGAAATCTGCTGGTTGATACCTTGAATCTTGGACCAGTATCACCCTTTGATGCTGCTGCCATATTTCTAGCCATAGGAATGGCTGTAATACTAGCGTCGTGGACAGAGAATTATGGAGACACTTCAGAGAGCAAGGACTTGCTGACTCAATTCAAGGGCGCAGCTGTAGCAATTGCCTCTG ATGAGAAGATTGCATTGCTTGGTGCAATACAGTCTTTGTTTGAAGGTTCGATGTACACATTTGTGTTCCTCTGGACACCTGCTCTTAGTCCAAATGACGAAGATATTCCACATGGATTTATTTTTGCAACTTTTATGTTGGCTTCAATGTTGGGAAGCACAATTGCAGCTCGTTTATTGGCCCGCAATACAGTTAAAGTGGAGAGCTACATGCAGATTGTTTTTGTTATATCTTCTGCCTCGCTTTTGCTCCCCATACTGACCAAT TTCTTCATAACTCCTTCAAATGCAAAAGGGGTTGGCATCTCATTCTCAGGCTGTCTTCAGCTTCTTGGTTTCTGTACTTTTGAAGCTTGTGTAGGTATCTTCTGGCCGTCCATCATGAAGATGAGATCCCAATACATACCTGAGGAGGCCCGGAGCACCATCATGAACTTCTTCCGCATCCCACTGAACATCTTTGTCTGCATCGTGTTGTACAAT GTTAATGCATTTCCAATCACAGTTATGTTTGGTATGTGCTCCATCTTTCTCTTTGTGGCCTCAATCCTACAAAAACGGCTATCGGCAATTGGAGACAAGCCAA AGACAGAAGAATGGACCACgttgaaagaaagaaacaacGAAGCTGAGCCATTAGATTCTGCttga